One genomic window of Thermorudis peleae includes the following:
- a CDS encoding 6-phosphofructokinase: protein MSIRRIGCVTAGGDAPGLNPAIRAIVKTAILQYGWQVIGFEDGYEGLLTGRWRTLTLDDVRGQLVRGGTLLGTSNRANPFAFAFPTDEQPRDYSDRLVSLVEALSLDALIVVGGDGSLSIAYRLWQKGVPILGVPKTIDNDVQGTIFSIGYATAVAVATDAIDRLHTTAESHHRVMIVELMGRTAGWIALAAGVAGGADVILIPEIPFSLDAIVTAIEQRRAAGRHFTIIAVAEGAQPVGGSAVAEITGPLPYQRRYGGIGLLLQAQLAQRLPLEVRSLALGHLQRGGPPVALDRLIATAMGSEAVHMLARGQLGQVVTVHGNGDNPAAIRVGTVTLADVARGPRLVPLDHPLLTSARSIGISLGEEVPA, encoded by the coding sequence ATGTCTATCCGACGCATTGGTTGTGTCACTGCCGGGGGAGATGCCCCTGGACTGAACCCAGCGATCCGGGCGATTGTCAAGACCGCAATACTGCAGTATGGCTGGCAGGTCATTGGCTTCGAAGATGGATATGAGGGCTTGCTCACTGGCCGTTGGCGTACATTGACGCTCGACGATGTGCGCGGGCAGCTGGTTCGCGGAGGAACGCTGCTTGGCACCTCGAACCGCGCCAACCCTTTCGCGTTCGCTTTCCCGACCGATGAGCAACCCCGTGACTACAGTGACCGTCTTGTGAGTCTGGTTGAGGCGCTCTCCCTCGATGCGCTGATCGTCGTTGGCGGTGATGGCAGCCTGTCGATCGCCTATCGACTCTGGCAGAAAGGCGTACCGATTCTTGGAGTGCCGAAAACGATTGATAATGACGTGCAGGGAACGATATTCTCGATCGGCTATGCCACTGCTGTTGCTGTCGCGACTGATGCCATCGATCGGCTGCACACGACGGCGGAGAGTCATCATCGGGTCATGATTGTCGAACTCATGGGGCGTACGGCGGGCTGGATTGCCCTCGCTGCTGGGGTAGCTGGCGGCGCTGATGTCATCCTCATCCCTGAGATTCCGTTCTCGCTCGATGCTATCGTTACCGCCATTGAGCAGCGACGCGCAGCAGGCCGGCACTTTACGATCATTGCAGTGGCTGAGGGCGCCCAGCCAGTTGGGGGCTCAGCTGTAGCGGAAATAACCGGCCCGCTTCCGTATCAGCGTCGCTACGGAGGAATTGGCCTGCTGCTCCAGGCACAACTGGCACAGCGCCTTCCGCTCGAGGTGCGCAGTCTTGCTCTTGGTCACCTGCAGCGTGGCGGCCCGCCGGTTGCGCTTGATCGGCTGATTGCAACGGCCATGGGGAGCGAGGCAGTGCATATGCTGGCGCGAGGTCAGCTCGGGCAGGTCGTCACGGTGCATGGCAATGGCGATAATCCTGCTGCAATTCGTGTCGGGACGGTCACGCTGGCTGATGTGGCACGAGGGCCTCGACTTGTACCTCTCGATCATCCGCTCCTCACGAGTGCGCGATCAATCGGCATCAGTCTGGGAGAGGAAGTGCCCGCATGA
- a CDS encoding MFS transporter, with the protein MATSAAMPVPRRYLWLVIVAAGAGTIIEWYDFYIFGSLATILSTHFFNAKDPVAALLNTIAIFTIGFLIRPLGALIFGWVGDRIGRKYTFLITLTGMGLSTALIGLVPSYATIGVVAPIIVFLLRVIQGLTLGGEYGGAIVYLAEHAPDERRGYYTGYLQTTPTIGLLVSLLVVIGTRLSLGNEAFTAWGWRIPFLISALLVIISFYIRLRLQETPIFQEIKAKGRTSRNPWKESFASANIKYVLIAAVIVLGEGVVWYSSQFWALYFLQTVQKLDTLASSTIVGWALFFGLPMFVLMGWLSDRIGRKPIILAGLALAAATYYPLYSALGRATPKDNINYPLASFIVWIMVVYVAMVYGPIAAFLAEFFPARIRYTSVSVPYHIGNGWGGGLVPLITADVWARTHNLGLTLAYTIAVPAIAFLLGLFIMPQTHRAQIWTEPAPSPAGGGSGDD; encoded by the coding sequence ATGGCGACAAGTGCAGCGATGCCTGTCCCACGCCGATATCTGTGGCTCGTGATCGTGGCCGCGGGCGCTGGGACAATTATCGAGTGGTATGACTTCTACATCTTTGGTAGCTTAGCGACAATCCTTTCAACGCACTTCTTCAATGCGAAAGACCCAGTTGCAGCGTTGCTCAACACAATCGCTATCTTCACGATTGGGTTCCTCATCCGGCCGCTTGGTGCGCTGATCTTCGGCTGGGTCGGCGACCGGATCGGGCGTAAGTATACCTTCCTGATCACGCTTACGGGAATGGGCCTGTCAACGGCACTCATTGGCCTAGTACCGAGTTACGCTACCATCGGTGTGGTTGCGCCGATCATCGTCTTTCTCCTGCGCGTTATCCAAGGTCTTACCCTCGGTGGCGAGTACGGCGGTGCAATCGTCTATCTGGCTGAACACGCACCAGACGAGCGGCGTGGCTACTACACCGGCTATCTCCAGACGACTCCGACAATCGGGTTGCTGGTCTCACTCCTTGTCGTCATTGGCACGCGGCTTTCGCTTGGCAATGAGGCATTTACGGCCTGGGGTTGGCGGATTCCATTCCTCATCTCGGCGTTGCTGGTGATTATCTCCTTCTATATCCGGCTACGACTCCAAGAGACCCCAATTTTCCAAGAGATCAAGGCGAAGGGCCGCACGTCGCGCAATCCGTGGAAGGAATCCTTCGCCAGTGCAAACATCAAGTATGTCCTTATCGCCGCAGTGATCGTCCTCGGCGAAGGCGTCGTCTGGTACAGCAGCCAGTTCTGGGCACTTTACTTCCTCCAGACGGTCCAGAAGCTTGATACGCTTGCGTCTTCAACGATTGTGGGCTGGGCTCTCTTCTTCGGGCTGCCGATGTTTGTCCTCATGGGTTGGCTTTCTGACCGTATTGGACGCAAGCCGATTATCCTCGCCGGGCTCGCGCTTGCTGCGGCCACGTACTATCCACTGTACAGCGCGTTGGGGCGAGCAACGCCCAAGGACAATATCAACTATCCACTTGCTTCATTCATTGTCTGGATCATGGTCGTCTATGTCGCCATGGTTTACGGGCCAATCGCTGCGTTCCTCGCGGAATTCTTCCCTGCCCGGATCCGCTACACCTCCGTCTCTGTTCCGTACCATATCGGGAATGGCTGGGGCGGTGGGCTCGTGCCACTGATCACGGCTGATGTCTGGGCCCGAACGCATAACCTCGGGCTGACGCTGGCCTATACGATTGCCGTGCCAGCGATTGCGTTCTTGCTTGGTCTCTTCATTATGCCGCAGACACACCGTGCCCAAATCTGGACAGAGCCAGCACCGAGCCCCGCTGGTGGTGGCAGCGGCGACGACTAG
- the acs gene encoding acetate--CoA ligase — protein MADGDGAARTTSVVEPLLVEQRRFPPSPEFREHAWVKDRTPWEEAERDFEAFWAKHAEAELTWFRKWDRVLEWNAPWAKWFIGGQLNASYNCVDRHAQSWRRTKAAIVWEGEPGDSRVLTYQDLHREVQKFANVLKSLGVQKGDRVSIYMGMVPELPIAMLACARIGAPHSVVFGGFSSDALRDRIQDAEAKVLITQDGAWRRGSIVPLKQLADKALTECPSVEKVVVVRRIGDAAEATMVEGRDYWWHELMATADPVCPAEPLDAEHPLYILYTSGTTGKPKGILHTTGGYLLGVTLTTKWVFDLKDDDYYWCTADIGWVTGHSYIVYGPLSNGATTVMYEGAPDWPEKDRYWDIVEKYRINILYTSPTFIRTAMKWGTEWPAKHDLSSLRLLGTVGEPINPEAWMWYHEHIGHGRCPIVDTWWQTETGMIMITPLPGVVTTKPGSATIPFPGVVADVVDEQGNSCPPNVGGYLVLKRPWPAMLRTFWGDPDRYVKTYWSRFPGIYFTGDGARRDEDGYFWITGRVDDVVNVAGHRLSNIEIESTLVAHPAVAEAAVIGRNDPIKGQAISAFVVLKAGYQPSEDLKHELREWVAEKISPIARPADVFFTADLPKTRSAKIMRRLLRDIAEGRVLGDTTTLTDPAVIAEIKKQYEEREAAE, from the coding sequence ATGGCAGATGGTGATGGCGCGGCTCGGACGACCAGTGTGGTGGAGCCGTTACTGGTTGAGCAACGGCGCTTCCCACCCTCACCCGAATTTCGGGAGCACGCGTGGGTCAAAGATCGCACGCCGTGGGAGGAGGCCGAGCGCGACTTCGAAGCGTTTTGGGCTAAGCACGCTGAGGCCGAACTGACCTGGTTCCGAAAGTGGGACCGAGTCTTGGAATGGAATGCGCCATGGGCTAAATGGTTCATCGGCGGACAACTGAACGCGTCGTATAACTGCGTCGACCGCCACGCCCAAAGCTGGCGCCGGACGAAAGCGGCGATCGTCTGGGAAGGGGAGCCTGGTGACTCACGGGTCTTGACCTACCAGGATCTCCACCGCGAAGTCCAGAAGTTCGCCAACGTGCTCAAGAGCCTAGGCGTGCAGAAAGGCGATCGGGTCTCCATTTACATGGGCATGGTGCCTGAACTGCCGATCGCGATGCTGGCATGCGCCCGCATTGGGGCACCGCACAGTGTCGTGTTCGGCGGGTTTAGCTCAGACGCGCTGCGCGACCGTATTCAGGACGCCGAAGCGAAGGTGCTCATCACCCAAGACGGGGCCTGGCGCCGCGGCAGCATCGTCCCCCTCAAGCAACTGGCGGACAAAGCCCTGACCGAGTGTCCATCGGTCGAGAAGGTCGTCGTCGTGCGCCGGATCGGTGATGCAGCCGAAGCGACCATGGTCGAAGGGCGCGATTACTGGTGGCACGAGCTAATGGCAACCGCTGATCCAGTGTGCCCTGCTGAACCGCTCGATGCTGAGCATCCCCTCTACATCCTCTACACCTCAGGCACAACCGGCAAACCAAAGGGTATCCTCCATACCACCGGCGGGTATCTGCTCGGTGTGACACTCACGACTAAATGGGTCTTTGACCTCAAAGACGACGACTACTACTGGTGCACTGCCGACATTGGCTGGGTGACCGGCCACAGCTACATTGTCTATGGCCCCTTATCCAATGGCGCAACGACGGTGATGTACGAAGGGGCGCCGGACTGGCCGGAGAAAGACCGGTACTGGGACATCGTCGAGAAATACCGCATCAATATCCTGTACACGTCCCCAACGTTTATCCGCACTGCGATGAAGTGGGGAACGGAGTGGCCGGCTAAGCACGACCTCTCGAGCTTGCGGCTCCTTGGGACGGTTGGCGAGCCGATCAATCCTGAAGCGTGGATGTGGTATCACGAGCATATCGGCCACGGCCGCTGCCCGATTGTCGACACGTGGTGGCAGACCGAAACCGGGATGATCATGATCACGCCGCTGCCTGGCGTGGTCACGACGAAGCCGGGCTCAGCAACCATCCCCTTCCCGGGTGTTGTCGCAGACGTCGTTGATGAACAGGGGAACTCCTGCCCGCCGAACGTTGGCGGCTATCTGGTGCTGAAGCGCCCATGGCCGGCGATGCTCCGGACGTTCTGGGGTGATCCGGACCGCTATGTCAAGACGTACTGGTCCCGCTTCCCCGGCATCTACTTCACTGGCGATGGAGCGCGCAGAGATGAGGACGGCTACTTCTGGATCACCGGTCGTGTCGACGACGTGGTGAACGTGGCGGGCCATCGCCTGTCCAACATTGAGATCGAGAGCACGCTCGTTGCTCATCCGGCGGTGGCTGAAGCAGCCGTCATCGGGCGGAATGATCCGATCAAGGGGCAGGCGATTTCGGCGTTCGTCGTGTTGAAGGCGGGCTATCAGCCGAGCGAGGACCTGAAGCACGAGTTGCGCGAATGGGTTGCTGAGAAGATTAGCCCGATTGCCCGTCCAGCTGACGTGTTCTTCACCGCGGACCTGCCCAAGACACGATCGGCCAAGATCATGCGGCGGCTCCTGCGTGACATTGCGGAGGGGCGTGTGCTTGGTGACACCACAACGTTGACTGATCCGGCAGTGATTGCCGAGATCAAGAAGCAGTACGAAGAGCGCGAAGCAGCCGAGTAG
- the erpA gene encoding iron-sulfur cluster insertion protein ErpA, whose protein sequence is MQQSATMLTMTPLAIEKLKEFLDEQGMPEAYLRVFVAPGGCAGLQYGMALEETVEEDDHVFEIDGVRVVVDQFSAMYLEGAEIDYINSLMGGGFTVRNPNAVATCACGHSFDTGGNAATAQGCGCGASW, encoded by the coding sequence ATGCAGCAGTCGGCAACAATGTTGACGATGACGCCGCTTGCCATTGAGAAACTCAAGGAATTTCTCGACGAGCAGGGCATGCCTGAAGCATATCTCCGTGTCTTCGTCGCTCCGGGCGGTTGTGCTGGACTGCAGTATGGCATGGCCCTGGAGGAAACGGTCGAAGAAGATGACCACGTCTTCGAAATCGATGGCGTGCGGGTTGTCGTCGATCAATTCAGCGCAATGTATCTTGAGGGCGCTGAAATTGATTACATTAACAGCCTGATGGGCGGAGGCTTCACTGTCCGCAACCCGAATGCAGTCGCGACGTGCGCCTGTGGGCATTCCTTCGATACGGGCGGCAACGCTGCGACAGCCCAGGGGTGTGGTTGCGGCGCATCCTGGTAA
- the proS gene encoding proline--tRNA ligase, producing the protein MSERKLVEELIEQEDDFDRWYIEVVHKAELVDESPVRGTRVIRPYGFAIWELMQAELDRRIKETGVQNAYFPLFIPKSMLEREAEHIEGFAPEVAWVTRGGDKELEEPWAVRPTSESIICPMFARWVQSYRDLPILINQWCSVVRWEERPRAYLRTLEFLWQEGHTVHATLEEAEERARLMLEVYRDFVETELAIPVIPGQKTESEKFAGALRTYTIEAMMGGKHWALQSATSHNLGDHFGRVFDIQYLDAQGQRRYAFNTSWGLSHRTVGAMVMVHGDDRGLKLPPRVAPIQVIIVPIWRSEEERAKVEALVDTVRARLLEHVRVYADLRDDKTPGWKFNEWDLKGVPIRLEIGPRDVAQDQVTLVRRDILGERITVPVSQVVEAVLEELNALQQRLYDAAKAMLERYTEDVEQYEQLKERVASNAGFNRAFWCGSAECEARVKAETKATIRCIPFVQPETLGPCIVCGMPGKHQVIWARAY; encoded by the coding sequence ATGTCAGAGCGGAAGTTGGTCGAGGAGCTTATTGAGCAAGAGGATGACTTTGACCGCTGGTACATCGAGGTCGTGCACAAAGCCGAACTTGTCGATGAATCACCCGTGCGCGGGACGCGAGTCATTCGCCCCTATGGCTTTGCGATTTGGGAGCTGATGCAAGCAGAGCTTGACCGGCGTATTAAGGAGACAGGCGTCCAGAATGCCTATTTCCCGCTCTTCATCCCTAAGAGCATGCTCGAGCGGGAAGCAGAGCACATCGAAGGCTTTGCGCCGGAAGTCGCGTGGGTAACGCGCGGTGGCGACAAGGAACTTGAGGAACCGTGGGCCGTGCGACCAACCTCCGAGTCCATTATCTGCCCGATGTTTGCTCGCTGGGTGCAGTCCTATCGCGACCTCCCGATCCTGATTAACCAGTGGTGCAGCGTCGTGCGCTGGGAAGAACGTCCGCGGGCATACTTGCGCACGCTGGAGTTTCTCTGGCAAGAAGGTCACACGGTTCACGCCACGCTTGAGGAAGCTGAAGAGCGAGCCCGCTTGATGCTCGAAGTTTACCGTGACTTCGTTGAGACCGAGCTTGCTATTCCGGTGATCCCCGGCCAAAAGACTGAATCAGAGAAATTTGCTGGTGCATTGCGCACCTACACCATTGAGGCGATGATGGGCGGCAAGCACTGGGCGCTCCAGTCGGCGACGTCGCATAACCTCGGCGACCACTTCGGCCGTGTGTTCGACATCCAGTATCTCGATGCTCAAGGGCAACGTCGCTATGCCTTCAACACGAGCTGGGGATTGTCACATCGCACGGTTGGCGCCATGGTCATGGTCCATGGCGATGATCGCGGTCTGAAGCTGCCGCCACGCGTTGCCCCGATTCAGGTGATCATCGTGCCGATCTGGCGCTCAGAAGAAGAGCGGGCCAAGGTGGAAGCGCTCGTCGATACCGTGCGTGCGCGTCTGCTCGAACACGTTCGGGTGTACGCTGACCTGCGCGACGACAAGACACCGGGATGGAAGTTCAATGAATGGGATCTCAAGGGCGTGCCCATTCGCCTAGAAATTGGCCCGCGGGACGTTGCCCAAGACCAGGTCACGCTCGTCCGGCGAGACATCCTCGGCGAGCGAATCACTGTTCCAGTCTCACAGGTCGTGGAAGCTGTCCTCGAGGAGCTCAACGCGCTCCAGCAGCGACTCTACGACGCTGCCAAGGCGATGCTGGAACGGTACACGGAAGATGTTGAGCAGTACGAGCAACTCAAGGAACGCGTCGCATCAAACGCTGGCTTCAACCGAGCGTTCTGGTGCGGTAGTGCTGAGTGCGAAGCCCGGGTCAAGGCAGAGACGAAGGCGACCATTCGCTGCATTCCGTTTGTCCAACCAGAGACACTCGGCCCGTGCATCGTCTGTGGCATGCCGGGCAAGCACCAGGTCATCTGGGCACGCGCGTACTGA
- a CDS encoding aminotransferase class V-fold PLP-dependent enzyme, translating into MPLDIAQLRAETPGCEAVIHFNNAGAALMPKPVLDTVIGHLQLEGRIGGYEAAAAAADQLEQTYHAIAQLIGADPDEIALTESATRAWDLAFYSLAFRPGDRILTSVSEYASNVISFLQIARRTGAQVEVIPNDESGQLSLPALREMIDERVKLIAISHIPTNSGLIQPAAEIGKLAREAGILYLLDACQSVGQIPVNVREIGCDFLSATSRKYLRGPRGVGFLYVRRERIATIEPIFLDLHAATWIAHDRYDIRPDARRFEQWESDVAARLGLGAAAAYALRVGIEEGSARLRALANQLREGLQTLPGIQVHDLGRERGGIVTFTMEGFAPEAIKAYLAEQRINVTVASKASARFDMEARGLDAVVRASVHYYNTEEEIAVFLDTLDTLRRQGPDSQQALLARASRRK; encoded by the coding sequence TTGCCGCTCGACATTGCCCAACTCCGCGCTGAAACGCCAGGGTGTGAAGCGGTGATCCACTTCAACAACGCTGGTGCGGCTCTCATGCCAAAGCCGGTGCTCGATACCGTTATCGGGCATCTCCAGCTTGAGGGGCGCATCGGCGGGTACGAAGCGGCTGCCGCAGCGGCTGATCAACTTGAGCAGACCTATCATGCTATTGCACAACTCATCGGCGCAGACCCAGACGAGATCGCGCTCACCGAAAGCGCGACCCGGGCATGGGATCTGGCCTTCTACTCTCTAGCATTCCGTCCCGGCGACCGCATCCTGACATCAGTATCGGAGTATGCGAGCAATGTCATCAGTTTTCTCCAGATCGCGCGACGCACAGGAGCACAGGTCGAAGTCATTCCAAACGACGAGAGCGGTCAGCTGTCTCTTCCGGCACTCCGCGAGATGATCGACGAGCGCGTGAAGCTCATTGCCATCAGCCACATCCCGACAAATAGCGGCTTGATCCAGCCAGCAGCTGAAATCGGTAAGCTTGCACGTGAGGCTGGCATACTCTACCTTCTTGATGCTTGCCAATCAGTCGGACAGATTCCAGTCAATGTCCGCGAGATTGGCTGTGATTTTCTGTCGGCCACGAGCCGCAAGTACCTGCGTGGGCCTCGCGGTGTGGGCTTTCTCTACGTGCGCCGCGAACGCATTGCCACGATTGAGCCGATCTTCCTTGATCTTCATGCAGCCACATGGATCGCTCATGACCGCTACGACATTCGGCCGGATGCTCGTCGGTTTGAACAGTGGGAATCAGACGTTGCAGCGCGATTGGGGTTGGGGGCAGCAGCCGCCTATGCACTGCGCGTTGGTATTGAGGAAGGATCGGCAAGGCTGCGAGCACTGGCGAACCAGCTCCGCGAAGGACTACAAACGTTGCCAGGCATTCAGGTCCATGACCTCGGGCGCGAGCGTGGTGGCATTGTGACCTTTACCATGGAGGGCTTTGCGCCTGAGGCGATAAAGGCGTATCTGGCAGAACAGCGGATCAACGTTACCGTTGCCTCGAAAGCATCAGCCCGGTTTGACATGGAGGCACGTGGGCTTGACGCTGTCGTGCGAGCATCCGTGCACTACTACAACACCGAGGAAGAAATTGCGGTGTTTCTCGACACCCTGGATACACTGCGTCGACAAGGGCCAGACAGCCAACAAGCACTGCTTGCACGAGCGAGTCGGCGGAAATAG
- a CDS encoding AIR synthase family protein, producing MTERFPAGKLPAAFLATLLSQLPADPTLLVPPGVGRDAAAVQFDEQTVLVLTADPITFATDEIGWYAVQVNANDVACLGAEPRWFLATVLLPEADATPALAQQILADLQATCAALRITLVGGHTEITVGLPRPIVSGALIGVTTPERLIVPGRAQPDDALIVANGIAIEGTAILARECASLLEGRVPADLLERARRFLHAPGISVVAAARALTNALGSNVHALHDPTEGGLATGVRELAQAAGLGATLYADAIPVYPETQQICDVLGLNPLGLIASGALLAAVAPEAAPTALQALADAGIPAAHIGELTASPGRYTLVSAQGSVPLPDFPVDELARFFTQATEPK from the coding sequence ATGACTGAACGCTTTCCTGCTGGCAAGCTGCCAGCAGCCTTCCTGGCGACGCTCCTCTCTCAGCTCCCAGCCGATCCAACGTTGCTCGTTCCACCAGGCGTTGGTCGTGATGCGGCAGCGGTCCAGTTCGATGAGCAGACAGTGCTTGTCCTGACGGCCGATCCTATTACCTTTGCAACCGACGAAATCGGTTGGTATGCCGTGCAGGTGAATGCCAATGACGTTGCTTGCCTCGGGGCCGAGCCTCGCTGGTTCCTGGCAACTGTCTTATTGCCCGAGGCTGACGCAACGCCAGCCTTGGCGCAGCAAATTCTGGCCGATCTCCAAGCAACCTGTGCAGCATTGCGAATCACGCTCGTCGGTGGGCACACTGAGATCACCGTTGGGCTGCCGCGCCCAATCGTCTCTGGGGCGCTTATTGGTGTGACCACCCCAGAGCGGCTGATCGTGCCCGGTCGCGCTCAGCCCGATGACGCGCTGATTGTCGCGAACGGCATTGCTATTGAAGGCACAGCCATTCTCGCCCGAGAGTGCGCTTCGCTGCTTGAGGGACGCGTTCCGGCCGATCTCCTCGAGCGCGCACGGCGTTTTCTCCATGCCCCTGGCATCAGTGTCGTGGCCGCAGCGCGTGCCCTCACGAATGCACTTGGTTCAAACGTTCACGCGCTGCACGATCCAACCGAGGGCGGGCTTGCAACGGGCGTTCGTGAATTAGCGCAAGCTGCCGGCCTTGGCGCGACACTCTATGCTGACGCGATCCCGGTCTATCCCGAGACGCAACAGATTTGCGATGTCCTTGGCCTCAACCCGCTTGGACTGATTGCCTCCGGGGCATTGCTCGCAGCTGTTGCCCCAGAGGCTGCTCCTACAGCCCTCCAGGCCCTTGCTGACGCTGGGATTCCTGCAGCGCACATCGGTGAACTCACGGCTTCACCGGGCCGCTATACCCTGGTCTCGGCGCAGGGGAGCGTGCCACTCCCTGACTTCCCCGTCGATGAACTCGCCCGGTTCTTCACGCAGGCCACTGAGCCGAAGTAA
- a CDS encoding cellulase family glycosylhydrolase: protein MGYRLRPTRGAWLLAFLWLLASCSSSTPIGTSTISPAARTSVATPSTSSSPIATTAPTATPGNTATSFAYGFNVAWRGDDQGEAFNQQTAALVQGAGFGWVRVQVEWSSLEPQPGQFDFRPIDRLVKVYTPKGIHLLISVVRPPEWARDTTGQELTSDYMAFQRLMQRLATQYRGKVQAWEIWNEQNLAYEFGQGNAVRVEPYCRLLKAGYAGVKAGDPNALVLFGGLTPTGVTDPHIAIDDVQYLEQFYSIDNGACTKYFDILGAHANATLNPPDTLWPDNPGPGPGWRDHPSFYFRRVEQLRQVMVQHGDQRPVWITEFGWTTANPAKGYEYGQYVSDEQQAQYLVRAFQIARTQWPWVTGMFVWNLNFSVLVGPNDEKGPWSVVNRDWSPRPAYRALQQMAKT, encoded by the coding sequence ATGGGATATCGCTTGCGCCCAACCAGGGGGGCATGGTTGTTGGCCTTCCTTTGGCTCCTTGCCAGCTGTAGTAGTTCAACACCAATAGGGACATCGACCATATCTCCTGCAGCACGCACTTCAGTAGCCACTCCCAGCACATCATCATCTCCGATCGCGACAACTGCCCCGACGGCAACGCCCGGCAACACGGCCACGAGCTTCGCATACGGGTTTAATGTCGCATGGCGCGGCGATGACCAAGGCGAAGCGTTCAACCAACAAACGGCAGCGCTTGTGCAAGGAGCTGGCTTCGGTTGGGTGCGTGTTCAAGTCGAGTGGAGTTCGCTCGAACCACAGCCCGGGCAATTCGACTTTCGGCCAATCGATCGTCTGGTCAAGGTCTACACTCCCAAGGGCATTCACCTGTTGATCTCCGTTGTCCGACCACCAGAATGGGCTCGTGATACAACTGGGCAGGAACTCACCAGCGACTATATGGCATTTCAACGGCTGATGCAGCGGCTCGCGACACAGTATCGCGGTAAAGTCCAGGCATGGGAGATCTGGAACGAGCAGAACCTCGCCTACGAGTTCGGCCAGGGCAACGCGGTGCGTGTTGAGCCGTACTGCCGGCTGCTCAAAGCTGGCTATGCTGGAGTGAAGGCTGGCGACCCGAACGCACTCGTCCTCTTTGGAGGGCTGACGCCAACCGGTGTGACCGACCCGCATATTGCTATTGATGATGTCCAGTATCTTGAGCAGTTCTACAGCATCGATAACGGAGCCTGCACGAAGTACTTTGACATCCTGGGGGCACACGCGAACGCAACGCTCAACCCGCCCGACACCCTGTGGCCAGATAATCCAGGGCCCGGGCCAGGCTGGCGCGATCACCCCAGCTTCTACTTTCGACGGGTCGAACAACTCCGCCAGGTTATGGTGCAGCATGGCGACCAACGGCCAGTCTGGATTACCGAGTTCGGCTGGACAACTGCTAACCCGGCCAAAGGATATGAATATGGCCAATACGTTAGTGACGAACAGCAGGCGCAATATCTTGTCCGCGCCTTCCAGATTGCCCGTACTCAGTGGCCGTGGGTCACGGGCATGTTCGTTTGGAACCTGAACTTCTCGGTGTTGGTCGGGCCGAACGACGAGAAAGGGCCATGGTCGGTTGTCAATCGTGATTGGTCGCCACGTCCAGCCTATCGCGCGTTGCAACAGATGGCGAAGACCTAA